In one window of Candidatus Sulfuricurvum sp. RIFRC-1 DNA:
- a CDS encoding triose-phosphate isomerase: MILCANFKANKTRQETRAYMAVVESFVSANDISDTIIVFPPFTALDHDPRNVLIGVQNAYPVQNGAYTGEIALEQLEEFGIKTILIGHSERRHVIGETQEQIAAKFRFFADQGFAIVYCVGEPLEVREAGDAALLSYIEKQFEGIDLSYGDLILAYEPVWAIGTGLTPSNRDIELLHGVLRGKTHAPLLYGGSVKVENAGEIMALENVDGVLVGSASLSANDFCEMIAQAAELNTEEENN; this comes from the coding sequence ATGATTTTATGCGCTAATTTCAAAGCGAACAAAACACGTCAAGAGACACGTGCTTATATGGCGGTAGTGGAGTCATTTGTAAGTGCAAACGATATCAGTGATACGATTATTGTATTTCCTCCCTTTACGGCGCTAGATCATGACCCCCGTAATGTTTTGATTGGTGTTCAAAACGCTTACCCTGTCCAAAATGGTGCGTATACCGGAGAGATTGCACTTGAGCAGCTCGAAGAATTCGGGATTAAGACGATCCTCATCGGTCACTCTGAGCGTCGTCACGTTATCGGTGAGACACAAGAACAGATTGCGGCAAAATTCCGTTTTTTCGCGGATCAGGGATTTGCAATCGTCTACTGTGTCGGTGAACCTCTCGAAGTACGTGAAGCGGGTGATGCTGCCCTGCTGTCGTATATTGAGAAACAGTTTGAGGGGATTGATCTTTCATATGGTGATTTGATTTTGGCGTATGAGCCGGTATGGGCAATCGGAACGGGGCTGACTCCATCCAATCGTGATATTGAACTGCTTCACGGAGTACTTCGGGGGAAAACGCATGCGCCATTGCTTTATGGCGGAAGTGTAAAAGTGGAAAATGCGGGTGAAATCATGGCTTTAGAGAATGTGGACGGTGTTCTTGTCGGATCAGCCTCTCTCAGTGCCAATGATTTTTGCGAAATGATTGCTCAAGCAGCGGAATTAAATACAGAAGAGGAGAATAATTAA